The Xiphias gladius isolate SHS-SW01 ecotype Sanya breed wild chromosome 17, ASM1685928v1, whole genome shotgun sequence genome includes the window GTTAATTGAGTGAGTGAAGAAAAGTATGATTTATTCAATACCAATTTCGACCCCTATGACCCCTTCATATGGACGCCTGAGGCCTCTGGACTCCCACTTTAGGACTCAACCTACCGATGGCAGGCAGTGGATGGACTTACTTGTATGAGCTGCCGGCGGAAATCTCCTCTTTGATCTGCCTGTTCACGGCGTCCGCCGCCGCCCtgcctctgctctctccctccaccttcGGGACAACCTTCTTCTCCCCCTGCTGCTTACTGGACCGCTTTTTCCTCTCTGACCCCTGGAGGAGGTCTTTCTCTTGCACCTTGTCGGCAATAGCGCTCTTCTCCACGCCGATGTCCCCACTCGCCAGCACCACGTGCTGCTTGGCTTGTCCGGACCTGTCCGCATCCCGGTCGTCGCCGGAGGGGATGGTTGTAGGTGGTTTGGGTATCCAGGGGTGGTCGTACCTTTTCGGGATGGGCCAGGGTTTGAAGTCCTTCTGGTACTGGGTCTCGCTGTTGAACGGCGTTTCCGGTCCGTGGTACTCGTTCTTGGGTTTACAGCTCGGTTCCGGTCGCACTTTCCAGTGCTTGAAGTCCTCGCGCATCACCGAGCTGCACACGCGCTCCTCGGAGACGCACCTTCGCGGCGCGCGTGCGGCTGCCGTGGTGCGGCTTTCTGCGCTAGACGGCTGCGTTTCTATGGCGACCCGGGACTGGGGCGGGTGGACGGGCGGCTGCAGCTGGATGTGCTGCATCTCAGAGACGTCCGTGtacttggtgaagaccaaagGCACCGCAATGTCAGCCTTGTCCAGCTGGTTCCAGAAGCGGGCCATGCAGCACGCCCTGCTGATACAGGGCCACGCCATGGTGAGGTTCGGAGAGCTCCACTACAATGCAGTTTCCCCCGGGTCCGAAATGAaggagaaatgttttctttacacCCCGGTGTCCCaatatgagaaaaacaagatgTCCGTGTGTTAGGCTGCACGTATGGCTCCAATGTTGTTGACGTTAGATTACGTTGTTAAGTAAATCCATCGTACTtctaaaacactgacatatatGTTAACGAGTTTAgcttaaaacaacaacaacaaccgtACTGACGTTAGTTCTGCTTCCCTGTGTGTCCGCTCTGTCCCGCACGTCTTGCTACATCACCCCGCGGCAGCGCTCTGCAAGCAAGAACGACCCCGCCCGCCTGCTGAGCATCCCGGAGACGCAAAACTGGAGCCGAGGTAAAGACCGCCAAGCGACGGAGCATATCAAAGAAAGAACTTCCGGCTGAACGTGGAAACGTCACAGCTTTGGTGACGCTCAGGCGAAATGGTGTATAAAAAGACAGCCAAAAGAAATCAGAGGACATTGAAAGTGGTGTGTATCATGAGTTGGCAAATTCTCTGAACACagcatacagtacactgtagGTTGCATTAAAAACTCAGGTAGGCCTGgtgctttaattttgaaatttaaataaaagcaatttcCGTTATAAGGCTGATTTACACGTCGAACTTGACGTAAAGGGTTTGTCATAACGCACACAGCGTAATGGTACAGGAGGAGGGACGCTTGGTCCGTCTTCCCTCAACGTTTAGACATCTGTTAAcgtcagataaaacaaaacgATTTATAATCTAATTAAAAAGTGAATCAATATATTCTCGGAGGATATATAATAACATCAAATGATTACTAGGGAAAAAGAAATGTCCGAATAATACTAGATGAATtggctaaaaaaagaaaatattaattaggATAATATTGCCACTCACAATggatttaaattcatattatatttatttttgatatgcTGGTATAacaacaggtttttaaaaaaaattattttaaatatagcCTATCAAACCTTTTAAATGGTCCACACCGTTAAATGTAGGCTACGGATTCATGCAAAATTTCCTTTGTGACAAAGACTGTCCATTGTTGGCAGACTGAGACACCAAATAGTAGAACACATGAATAATGCCAACACATTTAAACACCTCGGGGGACTGTTTCACATTGGACTACAATTTCTAAGACATCTGAAAGACAAGCACATTATCTAAACACAGGCATTTTTATAATGGAGGCTGGCAGCTCATTTTTAGAAGCAATATAAGCTCTTAAGCTTTAAAAGatgatgtttcctttttctttgagtgcattcactttattgtttatCGGTGGCTGCGGGTACTGTAAAACATATACTGACTGAGTGAATCAAAGTGTTAATGAGGTAATCAGGATAGAGAATccctgaataaatgaataatttaggAAGATGTAATCAAAGGGCAAACTATAATGGAATGGCAGTCACCCCGTTGGGCCGGGAAATGTCAGTTTAACTGAAGTGAAGGAGTGAAAGATAAAAGATCGCAAGGGCGAGATCACACATAAGGTTTTACATTCCTCTGAGTGTcctttctctgtgttgtgtgttgacATGTGATGCAATGCATGAATGACTCCTCAACTATCTCCTGTTATCGACCCCCCAACACCGTTGATAACCCTTTGATCGCCCCAGTGTGTGGTACACACACCTTGATTTTGGGCTTGGGCCATCCACATGAAACTTCAATAAGACTTTCCCTTTTAACTATATCCAGATAAGTTCAAAGTATTTCGTACAACAGTGATAATGGCATTATGTGATAAGGAATGTGTCAGACTTCTACAAGGGACCTTTATCACTATCTGTATCATACTGAGATGCAGTTACGTGATTGCACAACCAGATGGGGCTGCCTTAACAATTTTAAAGACCAACATATTACATAGTCATGCTAACCACTGACTGCCCTCCATGCAGGGAAGGAAGTTAAAGAGCAGTAAAAGCAACATAGAAAAAAGAcatccctctcttcccctgACTTATGGTTAGTGTTGCATGGCTTGTTGTCCCGTTTGAATGCTTCACTTTATGTTTCAGCAGCTCCTTCCTTGCAGGGTCAAAAGTCTGATGGGGTTGATAGGAACTGACAAATCAAAACCCTATATTGAGTTTCTGAGATAAGATCTAGTGAGAGGCGATGGCGGAGAGCTGAGAGGGGCAGACTTTGGACCCATTTCGCTCACTCTTCTTATTCGTCACTGGCTGCAGCGCCTCGGTTTGTCACTCTGCACTTGTGGAAAACATGAAGGTTAATTTTGCCCCCCTGAACGTGCCCATCCGCAGGAGACTACAGACAGCCGTGGTGCTGCAGTGGATCTTCTCCTTCCTTGGCCTGGGTGAGTAGGCATATTTATAAATGGAGTATTAATAGGATGGTCCTGTTAATGAAGTACAGATCTGCTACAGGTAGTCTTCCCTTCTTAACAGTAGGTGCTAAAACACGTTGGCCTAGCTGCTTCTGGGTAGAATTTAAGTAAATATGAGGGGTAGGACATGACCTGAGTAGAGTGCAGTCCTCAACAGCCCACAAAgtttgtattgtatattttccaaaaaaattacTATTTCCTATGTTGGCATCCGCTCACTGTTTTGTTAGGTAGTTAATGTATATCAGTGGATCAGCTGTTGGTCTgacatacccccccccctttgtaCTAAGTGGCGGAACCTctcaaccatttatccattacgTTTGGCTTTCTATGTTGACCTCTCTGCTGGCTTGGTGACTACTTTCAACAAACTCTTAATTGCAGCTGGTGGTGTTTAGGTGTTACCGGTGATTCACGTTGGTGGGAGGTGTGTCCTTCTCAGTCAACCTGTCACAGCTGGTAGTATGTTGGGACAATAAATACACTAAGGATTATCCCCACACCAGTTTCAgtcttcattttgtgtttttttttttttttttttacctttatttcACCAAGAAATGGTCATTGAgattgaaaatgtctttttccgAACCCCCTGTTTGGGAATCCCTGCTGTATATCCTCCCCTGGAGTTCTGCTGTCTAATTCAAATACTCTGAGTCCTTTCAGATAATAAGGAGTAAAAACAACTGGAATCATATTGGGCAGCAGGCAAGTCTGCTACAGGGATGTTCGGCTCAACCTCCTAACTTtttcaaagattatttttttgggcatttttcctttgtttgacAACTGACAGTCTAGAGAGAGGCAGGTGactagaggagagagagagagagagagcggtaTGACATACAACAAAAGTCCCCCAGCCAGAAAATCCACCATACCACATTTTATGTGTTATGTGCTTTAACCATTAGGCCACCGGGCACACCCAACCTCCAAACTTAAGCTCACTTTCTTCTACTGAAACagaacaattttctttttttaacacacatACTTACAGATAATGTCTACTAGCATCCAGGTCATTACATGATGGGAGTGATCATGTAAAGTATAGATGCAGTACTGTTTTTGAAAGGAGGCTTGGCAACTGATGACTGTGTGTTCCCAGAGAAACCAGTTAGCCCTGAGctaaagtgaaaacagaaacacagtgaaatattaaattGTACTGACATCATACAAGCACATTCTCCCACGGCATGGCTCCGCTATCAGTAACCACCAAAGCCACTTATGATATCATCCCCAGCAGAACTAAATGCTACTGATGCAGTTAAACACATGATGTTCTAAAGTGACCATCCATAGAGTGTCTTTTGCATTTGTTATGGCAGATTAGAATGGACGGTTATATGATGCACGTATTCACAAGTTACTGCTAACTACACAGattctttctttcctcagcACCCACCTGCATCTTCCTGTTCTTTTACCTGCTGTTCACTCGCTTCTGGCTGATTAGCGTGCTGTATGCCGTCTGGTGGTTCCTTGACTATGACACCCCTGCACGTGGAGGCCGCAGGGTGCCATTTTTTTGCGGCCTGAAATTTTGGGAATACATGCGGGATTACTTCCCCATCAAGGTGAGAGACAGCTTTTAGACAGTCGTTGCATATAGTCtacgtttcagtcactatgtatactgtatatgcacatcACAGCCATTAAACAGCCCTATAGTCCACGTTAGTTGGCGTGGGATTTACCTCTGCAGGTCAGAGAGAAGGACATTAGAAGATCTCGCTCTGCCCATTCATTTGATCCAATCTTTGATTTGCTGCTACATACTAGCAGTGGCCGTTATCTCTGTCCTTGGCAGCAAAAGGACCACTGATAGATGACACCCCTCTGTCTCCTATAGTCATGTactgcatatgtacacacagcCTACACAAACcctacagtaaatgttttgttatcTGATTAAACAAAGTACTGTAGGccgtgtctttgtgtgtttccgTAGTGCTAGTGAAAGACATTTCACTGTCAGTACTAGAGTAATGGACTCTAATGGAGAAATTTAGGGAATATTATTTTCTATAATGAATGTGGTATGATTTGGACACAGAAAAGACCCACCATAACAAacactttcttgctgaaagttagatgTGTAGATTGATGCTTCTCTCATAGCTCTCccttaaatatgaagctggaaccaggagATAGTTAGCTTAAGTTAGCATTGAGACTGAAAGAAGGGGGGAAACAGCGGGCCTGGCTCTGTTATGGTTGTTGcagttttacagggggttatgtgctggaatATTTTTTGCAGCAGTAACTTCCTAGAGTTACCTGGCAACCTCAGGGTGAAAtaaatagtccagcacataaccacccataaaaccacaaaatgttgtgtttacacttcggtttttgtacGGACAAGATATAACatcttaattagtgagctttaccTGGTACCTGGGTTTTTTAAAGACAGAGCTtggttagctgtttccctgtttcaaagctttatgctaagctaagacaACTGTcagctggctccagcttcatatgtaatggacagatatgagagtggtatcaatcctctaACGCCTGGaaggaaagtgaataagtgcattttccaaaaatgacaaacaacttCTTTAATCTTATAGCAGATCAGTACCCttccagtgatttttttccagatttacTCTGGCTGCTCACCCAACCTTGGCTCACCAGATGCTGCTGCAAACCAGAAACATGTCAGTAGTTAGAGGCACTGAAAATACAGAATGCAGTTATTCCAACTAAAAATGGATAACCTGTTTGTTACAACCATGTCTTTAAATCATATAAATCAAGTGAACGTGAAATGCCTGCTAGAGGCTGGTTGCTACTggttacacagacacacattatcCAGCGGCCTAAGGTCGGTACAGACAACTGATTATCAATGCTGCCAGGATTTTCTTCAAAACGTACTTTCCTTACTGTGGTGGTCTTGAAATTTGTTTGCATGGAGAGATAAGTTGGCAGTTATACTTCAGTTTCAGCGCTTTCGAATGAGattgcaaacattttaaactgtccCTGACCCCAGCCACCTCTAAATGTACAATACACACTTCCCTCTTGCAGTCTGTTGTCTCCCACTTGTGGTCACGAAAGAGTAGTGCGTATCCTTGACTTGCCAGCTTTTGGTCATGAAAAATCCTGGTCATTTATGTCAAACTCAACAACAGTGTTTGATGTTGGCTGTAAGActtttttatcataaaaaataaCTGGAGAGCACCTCATCTTTGGACTTCACAGAGGACAGAACCTCCGCTGACAACATCCACCACATTACACGGCTCTACTTCTTGCCCCTGGGAGAGACTTATACTTTGGACTTAGCTGATAAGACAGGCGAACAACAATATAAGttcaacagcattttaaaaaaagctctgCATACATTATCTTAAGCATATCTTTgaactatttgatggatttaTGAGATAActattttttgatgtttgaaaaatgaaattaatgttttaagaatattttaaaaagcttcttttttCATATAAAGACACATCTTAAATTTCACATACACAAGATCCTTCTTTTTCTACATAAAGTAACTGCATGTATGGGAACAGGCAAACTGAGTTTATAATAtgccttttaaaagaaaactagaT containing:
- the map6a gene encoding microtubule-associated protein 6 homolog isoform X1, with product MAWPCISRACCMARFWNQLDKADIAVPLVFTKYTDVSEMQHIQLQPPVHPPQSRVAIETQPSSAESRTTAAARAPRRCVSEERVCSSVMREDFKHWKVRPEPSCKPKNEYHGPETPFNSETQYQKDFKPWPIPKRYDHPWIPKPPTTIPSGDDRDADRSGQAKQHVVLASGDIGVEKSAIADKVQEKDLLQGSERKKRSSKQQGEKKVVPKVEGESRGRAAADAVNRQIKEEISAGSSYKTEFKAYRDVKPAKMIRAKSQYLPPDEKTSLETSYSATFKGQAPLQPTDNKALERRRIRSLYSEPYIEPTKQVDRYSVPRSKPKKPGATAAGHGKSVKKPKDKQSAALKGSKKTTSENQPENRPAVGDKEKSKEMNNKLAEAKEGAKDEVLRPSHHDSQGAAGGEPPPERPEPRRSSGVVRFALDVNQTE
- the map6a gene encoding microtubule-associated protein 6 isoform X2; its protein translation is MAWPCISRACCMARFWNQLDKADIAVPLVFTKYTDVSEMQHIQLQPPVHPPQSRVAIETQPSSAESRTTAAARAPRRCVSEERVCSSVMREDFKHWKVRPEPSCKPKNEYHGPETPFNSETQYQKDFKPWPIPKRYDHPWIPKPPTTIPSGDDRDADRSGQAKQHVVLASGDIGVEKSAIADKVQEKDLLQGSERKKRSSKQQGEKKVVPKVEGESRGRAAADAVNRQIKEEISAGSSYKTEFKAYRDVKPAKMIRAKSQYLPPDEKTSLETSYSATFKGQAPLQPTDNKALERRRIRSLYSEPYIEPTKQVDRYSVPRSKPKKPGATAAGHGKSVKKPKDKQSAALKGSKKTTSENQPENRPAVGDKEKSKEMNNKLAEAKESSW